From endosymbiont of Galathealinum brachiosum, one genomic window encodes:
- a CDS encoding DNA-binding protein — MAVKKKAAKKKVAKKKVAASAVKKPPTKSEILNHISAETDLSRKEVTAVLDSLSGLIEKNIKARGPGFFTLPGLLKIKVIKKPATKARKGTNPFTGEEMMFKAKPARKVVKVLPLKGLKDMV; from the coding sequence ATGGCGGTTAAAAAGAAAGCTGCAAAGAAAAAAGTAGCCAAAAAGAAAGTAGCAGCATCTGCTGTTAAAAAGCCACCAACCAAAAGTGAGATTCTGAATCATATTTCTGCTGAAACAGATCTGAGCCGTAAAGAAGTAACTGCGGTACTGGATAGTTTATCTGGTTTGATCGAGAAAAATATCAAGGCACGTGGACCCGGCTTCTTCACACTACCCGGTCTGTTAAAAATCAAAGTCATTAAGAAGCCTGCTACTAAAGCTCGTAAGGGAACTAACCCTTTCACTGGCGAAGAAATGATGTTTAAAGCAAAGCCTGCACGTAAAGTGGTTAAAGTATTACCACTTAAAGGCCTGAAAGATATGGTTTAA
- a CDS encoding YggT family protein, giving the protein MNPFIFLIDILFQLYATALLIRLLLQWVRADFYNPVSQFIVKITNPPVLPLRKVIPGFGGIDVATLLLAFLVLAIKAMLIYQTIEPLTVGLIALGETLVLVISIFLYSIIIQAILSWVNPDPHNPAVALLNSLTFPILKHFRNLIPPMSGMDISPVFAIIALMFVQYSVRYIFATVFGISL; this is encoded by the coding sequence ATGAACCCATTTATATTTTTAATAGATATTTTATTTCAGCTATACGCGACTGCATTACTCATCAGGCTTTTATTACAATGGGTTCGTGCCGATTTTTATAATCCTGTTTCACAGTTTATTGTAAAAATAACTAACCCTCCTGTATTACCTTTACGAAAAGTCATTCCCGGTTTTGGTGGCATTGATGTTGCAACACTGTTACTCGCATTTTTAGTGCTGGCAATTAAAGCCATGCTGATATATCAGACAATTGAACCATTAACCGTAGGCCTTATTGCTCTTGGTGAAACACTTGTACTCGTTATAAGTATTTTCCTGTATTCAATTATAATTCAGGCCATTCTAAGCTGGGTAAACCCTGACCCTCACAATCCTGCTGTCGCACTACTGAACAGCCTGACATTCCCGATACTCAAACATTTTAGAAACCTTATTCCACCCATGAGTGGCATGGATATTTCACCTGTATTTGCGATTATTGCTTTAATGTTTGTACAGTATTCTGTTCGTTATATATTTGCTACGGTTTTTGGCATTAGCCTTTGA
- a CDS encoding type IV pili twitching motility protein PilT, protein MHDLLRMLVQKDGSDLFITVGAAPSMKVDGKMTPLSNQALSPAHTQTLVRSIMNDKQLGMFEAEQEVNFAISLPGVSRFRVNAFTQRGSMGMVLRVIRSEIPSFDELSLPSVLQDIAMTKRGLVIFVGATGSGKSSSLASMIGYRNENSFGHIITIEDPIEFVHQHRNCIVTQREVGVDTENYEVALKNTLRQAPDVILIGEVRDRETMEYAIAFAETGHLCLTTLHANSTNQALDRIINFFPEERRTQLLMDLSLNLKSLISQRLVPLKGGEGRIPAVEIMLNTPLMSDLIFKGNVHEIKELMSKSNEYGMITFDQALFELYEEGYITYEDALRNADSINDLRLRIKLKGKDAKNTDLMQEVSGLKMEEDVSDNKNLLR, encoded by the coding sequence ATGCACGATTTATTGCGCATGTTAGTGCAGAAAGATGGTTCTGATTTGTTTATTACAGTGGGTGCTGCACCATCAATGAAAGTTGATGGAAAAATGACTCCCCTGTCAAATCAGGCGCTTTCACCGGCACACACTCAAACCCTGGTTAGATCTATTATGAATGACAAACAACTGGGTATGTTTGAAGCTGAGCAGGAAGTCAACTTTGCGATTAGTTTGCCAGGTGTTTCACGTTTTCGTGTGAATGCATTTACCCAGCGTGGCTCAATGGGAATGGTGTTACGTGTCATTCGTTCTGAAATCCCAAGTTTTGATGAGCTTAGTTTACCATCCGTATTGCAGGACATTGCCATGACTAAGCGAGGTCTGGTTATCTTTGTTGGAGCAACAGGCTCAGGTAAATCAAGTTCACTCGCTTCGATGATTGGTTATCGTAATGAAAATTCGTTCGGACATATTATTACAATAGAAGACCCTATTGAATTTGTGCATCAGCATAGAAACTGCATTGTTACTCAACGAGAAGTTGGTGTTGATACAGAAAACTATGAAGTGGCCTTGAAAAACACATTAAGACAGGCACCAGATGTTATTTTAATTGGAGAGGTGCGTGATCGTGAAACAATGGAATATGCAATTGCTTTTGCAGAAACAGGTCATTTATGTTTAACCACTTTACATGCTAATAGTACAAATCAGGCACTTGATAGAATAATTAACTTCTTCCCTGAAGAGCGACGTACTCAGTTGCTTATGGACTTGTCATTAAATCTTAAATCATTAATTTCTCAAAGACTAGTCCCATTGAAAGGTGGTGAGGGTCGTATCCCTGCTGTAGAAATAATGCTGAATACGCCCTTAATGTCTGATTTAATATTTAAGGGAAATGTTCATGAAATAAAAGAACTTATGAGCAAGTCTAATGAGTATGGCATGATAACATTTGATCAGGCGTTGTTTGAATTGTATGAGGAAGGTTACATAACATATGAAGATGCATTACGTAATGCAGATTCCATTAATGACCTGAGATTGCGTATTAAGTTAAAAGGTAAGGACGCTAAAAATACAGATCTAATGCAGGAAGTGTCAGGGCTTAAAATGGAAGAAGATGTCTCTGATAACAAAAACCTTTTACGTTAA
- a CDS encoding YggS family pyridoxal phosphate-dependent enzyme, whose amino-acid sequence MTKTSSNSSNIAENLTQIQLNISEYCLKYQRNPQDVKLLAVSKTKPAEDIRKAFDAGQTCFGENYLQESISKIHELSDIDIEWHFIGAIQSNKTRELAENFAWVHSVDRLKIAKRLSNQRPDALPPLNICLQVNISEEESKSGFTINEIETVVDEVIALPNLNLRGLMAIPAKSENLQAQRKAFAEMKSLLQILQTKHPQINTLSMGMTGDMEAAIAEGSTMIRIGTAIFGARNVVGL is encoded by the coding sequence ATGACCAAAACGTCTTCCAACTCGTCCAATATTGCAGAGAATTTAACTCAAATCCAGCTTAATATTTCAGAATATTGTCTAAAATATCAACGTAATCCACAAGATGTGAAATTACTCGCGGTAAGTAAAACAAAACCTGCAGAGGATATTCGCAAGGCATTTGATGCAGGGCAAACCTGTTTTGGTGAAAACTATCTTCAGGAATCAATCAGCAAAATACACGAATTGAGCGATATTGATATCGAATGGCACTTTATTGGAGCCATCCAGTCTAATAAAACACGTGAACTTGCCGAAAACTTTGCATGGGTACACAGTGTTGATCGACTTAAAATTGCAAAAAGGCTGAGTAATCAACGGCCAGATGCACTCCCCCCTTTAAATATCTGCCTGCAGGTCAATATTAGTGAAGAGGAATCAAAATCCGGCTTCACAATAAACGAGATTGAAACTGTAGTTGATGAAGTTATAGCTTTACCCAATTTAAACCTGCGAGGCCTGATGGCCATCCCTGCCAAATCCGAAAACCTGCAAGCACAACGCAAAGCTTTTGCTGAAATGAAATCACTTCTTCAAATATTACAAACAAAACACCCGCAAATTAATACTTTATCAATGGGTATGACGGGAGATATGGAAGCAGCTATAGCAGAAGGCAGTACAATGATTAGAATTGGCACTGCAATTTTTGGTGCCAGAAACGTTGTGGGGTTATAA
- a CDS encoding type IV pili twitching motility protein PilT, with the protein MNLQPYLKLMAERGGSDIFFTTGAPVSMNIEGKMHPIGKTPLEPGMTKEIAYSVMDENQKMGFEATMEMNLGMSLKDIGRFRINIYTQRGEVSMVIRYIKSDVPTLDKLNLPPKLKDLVFNRKGLVLVVGATGSGKSTTLASMINHRSLNMPGHILTIEDPIEYMFDHQKSIVGQREVGLDTLSYENALREAMREAPDVIMIGEVRDRETMEAAIQYADTGHLCLTTLHSVNANQTLDRILSFFPPDARNQILMDLSLNLQAIVSQRLVEGLKGKRVAAIEILINSPYISELIRRGDFHEIKEIMEKGEADGMQTFDQSLYQLFSDGKIDIKTALSYADSRSNLEWKINFGGGVKEMSDEKENETLQFSTNPDDLPEVK; encoded by the coding sequence TTGAATTTGCAGCCCTATCTAAAACTAATGGCCGAACGTGGTGGTTCCGATATTTTCTTTACCACCGGCGCGCCGGTGAGTATGAATATTGAAGGCAAAATGCACCCTATTGGAAAAACACCATTAGAGCCGGGCATGACAAAAGAAATTGCCTACAGTGTTATGGATGAAAACCAGAAAATGGGTTTTGAAGCGACCATGGAAATGAATCTGGGTATGTCTTTAAAAGACATTGGTCGTTTCCGTATCAATATTTATACACAGCGCGGTGAAGTCTCTATGGTAATCCGATATATTAAATCGGATGTGCCTACGCTTGATAAATTAAATTTACCTCCAAAGTTAAAAGATCTGGTTTTTAATCGAAAAGGCCTGGTGTTGGTTGTTGGTGCGACGGGATCAGGTAAATCAACAACACTGGCGTCGATGATTAATCACCGAAGTCTGAATATGCCAGGGCATATTTTAACTATAGAAGATCCTATTGAATATATGTTTGATCATCAAAAGTCCATTGTTGGTCAGCGAGAAGTAGGTCTTGATACCCTGTCATATGAAAATGCATTAAGGGAGGCGATGCGAGAAGCGCCTGATGTTATTATGATTGGTGAAGTGCGCGACCGTGAAACCATGGAAGCAGCAATACAATATGCTGACACTGGGCATTTATGTTTAACAACTTTACACTCGGTAAATGCGAATCAGACATTAGATAGGATTTTAAGCTTTTTCCCACCCGATGCGCGTAATCAAATTTTGATGGATCTCTCTCTAAATTTGCAGGCCATTGTATCTCAGAGGCTGGTTGAGGGATTAAAGGGAAAGCGAGTAGCTGCAATTGAAATATTAATTAATTCACCTTATATTTCTGAATTGATTCGTCGCGGCGATTTTCATGAAATAAAAGAAATAATGGAAAAAGGCGAAGCTGATGGTATGCAAACATTCGATCAGTCATTGTATCAACTGTTTTCAGATGGAAAAATAGATATTAAAACGGCGTTATCTTATGCGGATTCACGTAGTAATCTTGAGTGGAAGATTAACTTCGGTGGAGGCGTGAAAGAGATGAGTGACGAAAAAGAAAATGAGACATTACAGTTCTCAACTAACCCGGATGATTTGCCGGAAGTTAAGTGA
- a CDS encoding pyrroline-5-carboxylate reductase produces MMTNHICFIGGGNMAGSLISGLISNQYPTNKITVTDPDQQKLDQLKRQFSINTEIDNLKAVEASDVIVLAVKPQVLKVVCDNIKTATLKTKPLLISIAAGIRSTDIDRWLGGNNALVRCMPNTPALIQAGATGLFANTSTSDNQKNIADQILSSAGITLWVDNEAQLDAVTAVSGSGPAYFFLFLEAMQAAGKQLGLDESTAAKLAKQTALGAARMALEGDDDPTTLREKVTSKGGTTAAALASFENNNFNDIINQALTAARDRAIELADELGKD; encoded by the coding sequence ATTATGACAAATCATATATGTTTTATCGGCGGCGGCAATATGGCTGGCAGTTTAATCAGCGGCCTGATTAGTAATCAATACCCGACTAATAAAATTACCGTTACCGACCCTGACCAGCAAAAGCTGGATCAGCTTAAACGTCAGTTTTCCATTAACACCGAAATCGATAACCTTAAAGCTGTTGAAGCTTCAGATGTAATCGTACTGGCAGTAAAACCACAGGTACTTAAAGTCGTTTGCGACAACATCAAAACTGCCACACTTAAAACAAAACCTCTATTGATCTCTATTGCTGCCGGTATACGCTCCACTGATATTGATCGCTGGTTAGGAGGTAATAACGCTTTAGTTCGCTGCATGCCCAATACACCGGCACTGATACAGGCTGGTGCTACCGGTTTATTCGCCAATACAAGTACCAGTGATAATCAAAAAAACATCGCTGATCAAATATTAAGTTCAGCGGGCATTACCCTTTGGGTAGATAACGAAGCACAACTCGATGCAGTGACAGCAGTCTCCGGTTCTGGACCGGCTTATTTCTTCCTGTTTCTGGAGGCCATGCAGGCAGCGGGAAAACAACTTGGACTGGATGAAAGCACCGCAGCAAAACTTGCAAAACAAACGGCCCTGGGTGCCGCACGTATGGCACTGGAAGGTGACGACGACCCGACAACACTACGAGAAAAAGTCACTTCAAAAGGTGGTACAACGGCGGCGGCTTTAGCATCATTTGAGAATAATAATTTCAACGACATAATCAACCAGGCACTCACTGCCGCACGAGATCGTGCAATTGAACTAGCGGATGAATTAGGAAAAGATTAA
- a CDS encoding twitching motility protein PilT, producing the protein MDIAQLLAFGVKNGASDLHLSAGLPPMIRVDGDVRRINIDAMPHEEIHAMVYDIMNDKQRKTFEEYWEVDFSFEIPGLARFRVNAFNHNRGAGAVFRTIPSKILTLEELGAPKIFEDISNTPRGIVLVTGPTGSGKSTTLAAMVNHVNENDYGHILTIEDPIEFVHESKKCLMNQREVHRDTMGFSEALRSALREDPDVILVGEMRDLETIRLALSAAETGHLVFGTLHTSSAAKTVDRIVDVFPAAEKDMVRAMLSESLRAVIAQTLLKKIGGGRVAAHEIMIGTPAIRNLIRENKIAQMYSSIQTGQGIGMQTLDQNLKELVERGIITKDDAKTKAVNKDAL; encoded by the coding sequence ATGGATATTGCACAATTATTGGCGTTTGGTGTAAAAAACGGCGCATCAGATTTACACCTGTCGGCAGGTCTGCCGCCCATGATACGTGTTGATGGTGATGTGCGACGTATTAATATAGATGCGATGCCTCATGAAGAGATTCACGCCATGGTGTATGACATCATGAATGATAAGCAGCGAAAAACCTTTGAAGAGTACTGGGAAGTGGATTTTTCCTTCGAGATTCCTGGTCTGGCTCGATTTCGTGTGAATGCGTTCAATCATAATCGGGGGGCGGGTGCTGTATTTCGTACCATTCCTTCAAAAATTCTGACACTGGAAGAACTGGGTGCGCCAAAAATATTCGAGGATATATCGAATACACCTCGCGGTATAGTGTTAGTAACCGGGCCAACCGGCTCGGGTAAGTCTACAACTCTGGCAGCTATGGTAAATCATGTAAACGAAAATGATTATGGTCATATTCTAACTATCGAAGACCCGATTGAATTTGTTCATGAAAGTAAAAAGTGCCTGATGAATCAGCGGGAAGTTCACAGAGATACGATGGGGTTTAGTGAGGCGTTGAGATCCGCACTACGTGAAGACCCTGATGTTATTCTGGTGGGTGAGATGCGTGACCTTGAAACCATACGTCTTGCATTATCAGCGGCAGAAACCGGACATCTGGTGTTTGGTACATTGCATACCAGCTCAGCGGCAAAAACAGTCGATCGTATTGTTGATGTGTTTCCAGCAGCAGAAAAAGATATGGTTCGAGCTATGTTGTCTGAGTCATTACGTGCAGTTATTGCGCAAACGCTGCTGAAAAAAATTGGTGGTGGTCGTGTGGCTGCACACGAAATTATGATTGGAACGCCGGCAATTCGTAATTTGATTCGAGAAAATAAAATAGCGCAAATGTACTCATCTATTCAAACAGGTCAGGGCATAGGGATGCAGACATTAGATCAAAATCTAAAGGAGTTGGTTGAACGTGGTATTATTACTAAAGATGATGCTAAAACAAAAGCAGTTAATAAAGACGCTCTGTAA
- the gspD gene encoding type II secretion system protein GspD has product MVQNCHYILIYLKETTILKYQGTNYKHIQTKSGLIRLFLICCILGSGLFTTQNVIAVENQITLNLKQADIRALISTVSKFTGKNFVVDPRVKAKVTVVSSNTMSESEVYEVFLSVLQVHGYAAVPVGNIIKIVPQVNAKQGPLPVVRGSKNRGDQLITKVITLDHVPAAQLVPILRPLVPQQGHLAAYNPTNTLIVTDHAANIKRLVQIIRHIDRPESDELEIIPLKHASASELVRILNSLQSGGIGAKSPSTKKITLAADDRTNSILMSGERSSRLKIRATIAHLDTPLQNEAGNTHVIYLKYAKAKDIVTILTGVQKNQSKTTKKTSKAITSTKKADVDIQADEATNSLIITAGPDVVRRMKSIIRQLDIRRAQVLVESIIAEISNNTGKEFSSQFVVGPPEDSTSDSVPIGVGNFGGAGGIIGLFSGDASTIGSSIGDGITFGFGSDGGTRFAFLLKALSSDAATNILSTPSVVTLDNQEATIVIAQNVPFLTGSFTTAADGASNPFQTVERQDVGITLKVTPQINDGNTIKLEIDQEVSNVSASAAANGGIVTNKRQITTSVLVEDGEILVLGGLIDDTLRDTVSKVPILGDIPLLGWLFRSHTTSKEKQNLMIFMRPSIMRDAGAAAYHTNQKYNYLRAQQISAGENGFGLLKDEKNPLLPPLQNLVVPEDASDEKLRSPLNKTEADNKNETSELEDEDFE; this is encoded by the coding sequence ATGGTGCAGAACTGCCATTACATTTTGATATACCTTAAAGAGACAACTATTTTGAAATATCAGGGCACAAATTATAAACATATTCAGACAAAGTCTGGTCTTATACGATTATTTTTAATCTGTTGCATACTGGGCTCTGGTTTATTTACAACTCAGAATGTAATCGCCGTAGAAAATCAAATCACTCTGAATCTAAAACAGGCAGATATACGCGCATTAATCAGCACCGTTTCAAAATTCACGGGCAAAAACTTTGTCGTTGATCCGAGAGTTAAAGCAAAAGTAACCGTGGTGTCTTCTAACACCATGTCTGAGTCTGAAGTTTATGAAGTTTTTCTATCTGTTTTACAGGTACATGGATATGCGGCTGTCCCTGTCGGTAACATTATAAAAATTGTACCTCAGGTCAATGCGAAACAGGGACCATTACCCGTTGTACGTGGATCTAAAAACAGAGGTGATCAACTTATTACAAAGGTCATTACTCTTGATCATGTGCCCGCAGCTCAACTAGTACCCATTCTCCGACCTCTGGTTCCTCAGCAGGGACATCTTGCGGCTTATAACCCAACTAATACACTGATTGTTACCGATCATGCAGCAAATATAAAACGTCTGGTACAAATCATTCGCCACATCGATCGACCTGAAAGTGACGAGCTTGAAATCATTCCATTAAAACATGCCTCAGCTTCTGAGCTGGTACGTATACTTAATTCATTACAATCTGGTGGAATTGGTGCAAAGTCACCCTCTACTAAAAAAATAACCTTAGCTGCTGATGACCGCACAAATAGTATTTTAATGAGTGGTGAACGTTCCAGTCGATTAAAAATTCGCGCAACAATTGCCCATCTCGATACACCTTTGCAAAATGAAGCCGGTAATACACATGTTATTTATTTGAAGTATGCCAAAGCTAAAGACATTGTTACCATATTAACAGGTGTTCAAAAAAATCAGTCCAAAACAACCAAAAAGACCAGCAAAGCAATTACCTCTACAAAAAAAGCTGATGTGGACATACAGGCAGACGAAGCAACCAATTCATTAATAATAACCGCAGGCCCGGATGTTGTTCGTAGAATGAAATCCATTATACGTCAGTTAGATATTCGTCGTGCTCAGGTGCTGGTTGAATCGATTATTGCTGAAATTTCGAATAACACAGGTAAAGAATTTTCTTCACAGTTTGTCGTTGGACCACCTGAAGATAGCACCAGCGATAGCGTACCAATAGGTGTTGGTAACTTTGGTGGCGCGGGCGGCATAATTGGTTTATTCAGCGGTGATGCATCAACCATAGGTAGTTCAATTGGTGATGGCATTACCTTTGGTTTCGGCAGTGATGGCGGTACGCGTTTTGCTTTTTTACTCAAAGCACTTTCATCTGATGCGGCAACAAATATCTTATCAACACCCAGTGTTGTTACTCTGGATAACCAGGAAGCTACAATTGTAATTGCTCAAAATGTTCCTTTCCTTACCGGTTCATTTACAACTGCGGCAGATGGTGCATCCAATCCATTTCAAACGGTTGAACGTCAGGACGTTGGTATCACTCTTAAAGTAACTCCCCAGATAAATGACGGCAACACTATTAAACTTGAAATAGACCAGGAAGTTTCAAACGTTTCAGCAAGTGCTGCAGCAAATGGCGGAATTGTCACCAACAAACGTCAGATTACAACTTCTGTTCTGGTAGAAGACGGTGAGATATTAGTACTTGGTGGTTTAATTGATGATACGTTACGTGATACCGTTTCTAAAGTTCCTATCTTAGGTGATATCCCTCTACTTGGCTGGTTGTTCCGTTCACATACCACCTCAAAAGAAAAACAGAACCTGATGATATTTATGCGCCCCAGTATAATGCGTGATGCGGGAGCTGCTGCATATCACACCAATCAGAAATACAATTATTTACGCGCTCAACAAATAAGTGCTGGTGAAAATGGCTTTGGTTTATTAAAAGATGAAAAAAATCCTTTATTACCTCCGTTACAAAATCTGGTTGTACCAGAAGATGCATCCGACGAGAAACTGCGATCTCCACTAAA
- the gspC gene encoding type II secretion system protein GspC codes for MNTLADKLPKSLNLSEVNLIKLNRVFPPVFTIILIIACSYTLSQITWLLVPGEEEQSAPRNFKSGNAKKLQNRNYNEITNAHLFGVFQKSTSKPTQTIAPETRLNLVLKGVLATKPMEYGNAIIAMGKNGKEETYSIGDKVSSATVKEIYADRVILERSGKLETLRMPKDKSDNLIKSAPQSSTRQSKPATGPGAVLSDIRKQILKNPTSFGKYAIPVPVNKNGRTVGYRLQPQGDRSLFDAVGLDPDDVIIAVNGVELNNPTKGLKALRSLQRAKSIDLTVLRNGAELPLHFDIP; via the coding sequence ATGAATACTCTGGCAGATAAATTACCCAAATCATTAAATCTCAGCGAAGTTAACCTGATAAAGTTAAATCGGGTATTTCCTCCTGTTTTCACAATTATTCTAATTATCGCCTGTAGTTACACCCTTTCACAAATTACCTGGTTATTAGTCCCGGGCGAAGAAGAACAATCTGCTCCCCGCAATTTCAAATCTGGCAATGCTAAAAAGCTGCAAAACAGAAATTATAATGAAATTACGAATGCGCATCTTTTTGGTGTTTTTCAGAAGAGCACAAGCAAACCCACTCAGACCATCGCTCCTGAAACCCGCTTAAATCTGGTTCTAAAAGGTGTACTTGCCACCAAACCAATGGAATATGGCAATGCCATTATAGCAATGGGGAAAAATGGCAAAGAAGAAACCTACTCAATAGGCGACAAGGTATCCAGTGCCACCGTAAAAGAAATATATGCTGACAGGGTTATTCTGGAGCGCAGCGGTAAACTTGAAACCCTTCGCATGCCGAAAGACAAAAGTGATAATTTGATCAAATCGGCTCCTCAATCAAGCACTAGACAATCAAAGCCTGCAACAGGCCCGGGCGCCGTACTTTCCGACATTCGTAAACAGATACTAAAAAATCCAACCTCATTTGGTAAATATGCTATTCCAGTACCTGTTAACAAAAATGGTCGTACAGTCGGCTATCGATTACAGCCTCAGGGAGATCGCTCGTTATTTGATGCTGTCGGTTTAGACCCTGACGATGTCATTATCGCGGTAAATGGGGTTGAACTAAATAACCCGACTAAGGGACTTAAAGCTTTACGTTCATTACAACGAGCAAAATCAATTGATTTAACCGTATTACGTAATGGTGCAGAACTGCCATTACATTTTGATATACCTTAA